One window of the Fibrobacter sp. UBA4297 genome contains the following:
- a CDS encoding TIGR02171 family lipoprotein, giving the protein MKDKVLINLGSFAFLALALILLNSCSEDDDSPSSGEIRNYVTSVDGFVHVAAKGKSTYLGSNLGGVRQSETPQMEAFFTYDFYIGETEVTCGEFNALLRSADVKCNGKYNDESPITNVTFYDAVLFANAKSKKENLDTVYSYTSASFDASGSCENLTGLAFHEKVKGYRLPTEAEWIYVASQGWNPEKGWNSVNSDFKFHDVATSPANNLGVYDMAGNVLEWVNDWLTYFKNAPVTNFVGGADEGSLGERVVKGGSYRDLPSATTLHSRSDVYTVTSSAKGDYLGFRLALGEIPNAIWLDESGTEKESIVNSQVDFLEMKHLTGTFETKLVFRNDVTNKLSFIDFGSGVTSVIEIEGTQKAYHPDVSPDGKRVAYCTGVEGVNVSSSVYVRNLDASGSGLVKLDVENAAIPRWHVLDNGDTAIVYVSSAANNKESSAFASTSTWQVPFKNGKFGKPKKLFDGAYHGGVSPSKKLAVTGARLLRARVAPSGKTVANGTDTVWYGGEQACNASLANDGSDRTLFLDFGGKTGAKFVGETYRTHERLLVADDKGRLVQSIASPKGYTFDHSEWVLGGSNYAVATLANASGAHEKIVLINLSDSTVKTLVEGEELWHPCLWHSRSNYNSKDLDTDSAGVYYLPSAYYSALELRVKMQRFWENRDEITAVALGSSRTMFALHDKSIKSYNMLNMAFSAGQMTGISYLFVNYVMNHLKNLKVLVLEMSPDFLWYHGYGTWTGVIYERVPGFKYDENHNFWVDGLPEHFIDAAKVTPRPETALQHPYTLEDFLLPDIFWGTPLITRDTMEAEMDSPIYEENFKCFKAIVDIARQNGIKVVVAVYPQHPGYAFTGSFGVYGPRRSYAYAIIDSVKKMDVVLFDENKFGAHDYTDNMAYNVDHLSTSGAMQFTQRLDLLLSKLGEN; this is encoded by the coding sequence ATGAAAGACAAAGTACTGATAAATTTAGGGAGCTTTGCTTTTTTGGCCTTGGCCCTAATCCTGCTAAACTCCTGTAGTGAAGACGATGATTCACCTTCCTCAGGAGAAATACGCAACTATGTCACAAGCGTTGATGGGTTTGTACATGTCGCAGCTAAAGGAAAGTCAACATATTTAGGTTCTAATTTGGGAGGGGTTCGCCAAAGTGAAACGCCTCAGATGGAGGCGTTTTTCACGTATGACTTCTATATTGGCGAAACCGAGGTGACCTGCGGTGAATTCAACGCCTTGCTTAGATCTGCTGATGTTAAGTGCAATGGCAAGTACAACGATGAAAGCCCTATAACGAACGTTACGTTTTACGATGCGGTTTTGTTTGCAAATGCCAAAAGCAAAAAGGAAAATCTCGATACCGTTTATTCTTACACGAGTGCATCCTTTGACGCCTCTGGCAGTTGCGAAAACTTGACGGGACTTGCTTTTCATGAAAAAGTCAAGGGCTACCGCTTGCCAACCGAAGCAGAATGGATTTATGTGGCAAGCCAGGGATGGAATCCGGAAAAAGGCTGGAATAGTGTCAATTCCGATTTTAAGTTTCACGATGTGGCGACTTCGCCTGCAAATAATCTTGGCGTGTATGACATGGCTGGGAATGTCCTTGAATGGGTGAACGATTGGCTAACGTATTTTAAAAACGCACCAGTGACCAACTTTGTCGGGGGTGCCGATGAAGGAAGTCTTGGGGAACGCGTTGTCAAGGGTGGCAGTTACAGGGATTTGCCTTCGGCAACGACTTTGCATAGCCGAAGTGATGTGTACACGGTGACTAGTTCGGCAAAAGGCGACTATCTTGGTTTTCGCTTGGCGCTAGGAGAAATTCCAAATGCGATATGGCTTGACGAAAGCGGAACGGAAAAGGAATCCATTGTCAATTCGCAAGTTGATTTTCTAGAAATGAAACACTTGACGGGAACGTTTGAAACAAAGCTCGTGTTCCGCAATGATGTGACAAATAAATTGTCCTTTATTGACTTTGGAAGTGGAGTCACCTCCGTTATTGAAATTGAAGGAACGCAAAAGGCATATCATCCGGATGTCTCTCCAGATGGAAAGCGCGTGGCGTATTGCACGGGGGTTGAGGGTGTTAATGTGTCGTCCAGTGTTTATGTGCGCAACTTGGATGCGAGCGGCTCTGGTCTTGTCAAGCTTGATGTTGAAAATGCCGCCATCCCTCGCTGGCACGTACTTGATAATGGCGATACGGCGATAGTTTATGTGTCCAGTGCCGCGAACAATAAGGAAAGTTCAGCATTTGCATCGACAAGCACGTGGCAGGTGCCTTTTAAAAATGGCAAGTTTGGCAAGCCCAAAAAGCTTTTTGACGGTGCTTATCATGGCGGTGTGAGCCCTTCAAAAAAACTTGCGGTTACAGGGGCTAGGCTCTTGCGTGCTCGTGTTGCTCCAAGCGGGAAAACGGTTGCCAACGGGACGGACACGGTGTGGTATGGTGGGGAACAGGCTTGTAATGCCTCTTTGGCAAATGATGGAAGCGATAGGACTTTGTTTCTTGATTTTGGCGGAAAGACCGGTGCCAAATTTGTAGGCGAGACTTACCGTACGCACGAAAGGCTCCTTGTTGCCGATGACAAAGGACGACTTGTACAAAGCATTGCCTCGCCGAAGGGGTATACGTTTGACCATTCGGAATGGGTTTTAGGCGGCTCGAATTACGCTGTTGCAACGCTTGCAAACGCAAGTGGTGCTCATGAAAAAATTGTATTGATTAACTTGTCTGATAGTACGGTGAAAACGCTTGTTGAAGGGGAAGAACTTTGGCACCCTTGTCTCTGGCATTCTAGGAGCAATTACAATAGCAAGGACCTGGACACGGATAGTGCGGGTGTATATTACCTGCCCAGTGCTTATTACAGTGCCTTGGAACTTCGCGTAAAAATGCAGCGTTTCTGGGAAAATCGTGACGAAATTACGGCTGTTGCGCTTGGCTCGTCTCGAACAATGTTTGCGCTTCATGATAAAAGCATCAAGTCGTACAATATGCTGAATATGGCGTTTTCTGCAGGGCAGATGACCGGAATCTCTTATCTGTTTGTCAATTACGTGATGAACCACTTGAAAAACTTAAAAGTTCTTGTCCTTGAAATGTCGCCAGACTTTTTGTGGTATCACGGGTATGGAACTTGGACGGGTGTTATTTACGAAAGAGTGCCTGGCTTTAAGTACGATGAAAATCACAATTTCTGGGTCGATGGTTTGCCGGAACACTTTATCGATGCCGCAAAGGTGACTCCGCGTCCTGAAACGGCGCTACAGCATCCTTATACGCTAGAAGATTTCTTGCTGCCGGATATTTTTTGGGGAACGCCCCTGATTACAAGGGATACTATGGAAGCGGAAATGGATTCCCCAATCTATGAGGAAAACTTTAAGTGTTTCAAGGCCATTGTCGATATTGCTCGCCAAAACGGAATCAAGGTAGTCGTGGCCGTTTATCCGCAACATCCAGGCTATGCCTTTACAGGCTCGTTTGGCGTGTATGGCCCAAGACGTAGCTATGCCTATGCCATTATTGATTCTGTAAAGAAGATGGATGTGGTCCTCTTCGATGAAAATAAGTTTGGTGCCCATGATTACACGGATAATATGGCGTACAACGTAGATCATTTGAGTACTTCTGGAGCAATGCAATTTACGCAAAGGTTAGACTTGCTGTTGTCAAAACTAGGTGAAAACTAG